A portion of the Osmia lignaria lignaria isolate PbOS001 chromosome 15, iyOsmLign1, whole genome shotgun sequence genome contains these proteins:
- the LOC117612035 gene encoding uncharacterized protein LOC117612035 isoform X3 — protein sequence MDKLHQSILKRLRNSIVADIDVYNGIIQPLKSEYILKAQDIADIDVAISKQQKAEILLDILPNRGPYAFDIFRQALQHHYDWLSDDMDKLEESGKAFNDIKHVGTPTLPPISPLSVIREQKMMQLKYHLEQLEPNGYVVLHGMKGFGKSCLTASTLKDTKFNEVYWIKFGYERPVDEEILIQLNRLYHLVKNIEILPGSLKPEPLRDSLIHFLKHHFSREKHSLALLILDDVCDKKIIDAFDFECKTLVITANLDVVWEKRPSVIQMNDGFTEAETLGLFAKVLETEVDKLPLEAKRIHEECKGMPLLIAMFSAQFEEFKHDMKLRSDRWKYYLNSLRNKDEKNRVIKRFLEKQEAIFNMCIEQLPIEMRKHYEELVIFREDVNITPQTLEVLWGGPPFQVEEMMLDLCHKSLAAKQWNDELRSYIYGVHDLLLCHLRKKISQDEFVQMHKSLIDKYRRYCNDDFSKLPADNYSYSYIGYHLEQAQLYDEFPKIYFNFDFIQATIIHSGLSNLLIDLDNYRRYITKNYDTEYETRFIDLEKFLEEQASIIAEHRHKKCLDIVQIAMNHPYEGYIRDTAIKLARERLKYLYVFHDKKLRQMDVPLSEEMSTEIHTSCFACDPDLILIGSRNGDIFLWNSIYKRQEVFSGHDRTCSIKKIVVSTTGDCFLSLDDLGIVKLFRLSEDKSNEQNHIGPLSPRQKQTFWSGIFSSKVPHDDSSVMFHVAGEIILDMTFTHDSNYIAACTNKGTIRVWDHYGNMLSDYNPHSSNYFKSIAFTTGSNLLHVMDEIHGALISYDKYGEEYKYLSQYNLDLQKKKVIFFRNVPKQNDSLFIVTEDKAIHVKWCRSSNSHMHSYNKQIRANVESGKTIYVCAAITNDGQYLVLADSDGFVNIWNTNAAYQLIATYKSRVSSLDTYWLKEEGYHIICGSENRLLRKWKLPVEGTCEARRKPLFDAAFQKHHGKADTLVIETPLNTIAILVDDKIIAETKRIDGKLNNLFISPNGEKIVCLTDKGIVNLFDIKTAEGRPVLNFSSNIELIKVLDLETGSILICRGTDDNLRIWESTKLSYLIDNAGCVISIHNVDGKYVLTVTRNGIITLWNVNGTSWLRVDRVTIGNSDIVATFSCLSQQKNFLAVLNENGEVVLYKLQEDTITLPTCIKVTEYFRKNYAQKLTCCEISQHEKYLAIGFENGDISVIDTTLQDEIRKLRFHTNSVSQLCWAPSEIGVPILLSVNSDELVWWNIALSMYIKKPKRRLRINRSISTPATNNNATFSLHMSASQSADSNMYSMQCQQQDKGIMNGVHKLSQFWKSKEGKDNTQPALLAVVELPSNFLAKVCISTDFTKFVTVDIYGSVSTFTLCGCD from the exons ATGGATAAATTACATCAAAGTATTCTTAAACGCTTGAGGAACAGCATAGTAGCTGATATAGATGTATATAATGGTATTATACAGCCACTAAAATCAGAGTATATATTAAAGGCTCAAGATATAGCAGACATTGATGTTGCTATTTCTAAACAACAGAAAGCTGAAATTTTATTGGATATACTTCCAAA tcGAGGCCCTTATGCCTTTGATATTTTTCGTCAAGCTTTGCAACATCACTATGACTGGTTAAGCGATGATATGGATAAACTAGAGGAAAGTGGGAAAGCATTTAATGATATAAAACATGTGGGTACACCTACCCTTCCACCGATTTCACCATTAAGTGTTATTAGAGAACAAAAG ATGATGCAGTTGAAGTATCATTTGGAACAACTAGAACCAAATGGATATGTTGTACTTCATGGAATGAAAGGTTTTGGTAAATCGTGCCTAACAGCTAGTACACTAAAAGATACTAAATTt AATGAAGTATATTGGATAAAATTTGGGTATGAACGTCCAGTTGACGaggaaatattaattcaattaaatagACTTTATCATCTggttaaaaatatagaaatactgCCAGGATCATTGAAACCAGAACCTTTAAGAGATTCACTTATTCATTTTTTGAAACATCATTTCAGTAGAGAAAAGCATTCCCTTGCTTTATTAATTTTGGATGATGTTTGTgacaaaaaaataattgatgcaTTTGATTTTGAATGTAAAACTTTGGTAATTACAGCTAATCTTGATGTTGTATGGGAAAAGAGACCTTCTGTAATTCAG ATGAATGATGGGTTTACTGAAGCAGAAACCTTAGGTCTTTTTGCTAAAGTGTTGGAGACAGAAGTAGATAAGCTTCCTTTGGAAGCAAAACGAATTCACGAAGAATGTAAAGGAATGcctttattaatagctatgttTTCTGCTCAATTTGAAGAATTTAAACATGACATGAAGCTAAGATCAGATAGatggaaatattatttaaattcctTGAGgaataaagatgaaaagaaTCG CGTGATTAAAAGGTTCTTGGAAAAGCAAGAAGCAATTTTTAATATGTGTATAGAACAGTTACCTATTGAAATGAGGAAACATTATGAAGAATTAGTAATTTTTAGAGAAGATGTAAATATAACCCCCCAG acTTTGGAAGTTCTTTGGGGAGGACCTCCATTTCAAGTTGAAGAAATGATGCTTGACTTATGTCATAAGTCACTAGCAGCTAAACAATGGAATGATGAATTACGTAGCTACATCTATGGTGTTCATGACTTATTACTTTGTCATCTTCGGAAAAAAATTTCACAAGATGAATTTGTACAAATGCACAAATCATTGATCGATAAGTATCGCAGATATTGTAACGATGATTTTTCGAAGCTTCCCGCGGACAATTATAGTTATTCATACATTGGATATCATTTAGAACAAGCTCAATTGTATGATGAATTTCCaaagatatattttaattttgattttattcaaGCAACAATAATTCACAGTGGTTTGAGCAACTTATTGATTGATTTAGATAACTACAGAAGATACATTACTAAGAACTATGATACAGAGTATGAAACACGCTTTATCGATTTAGAAAAGTTCTTAGAGGAACAAGCGAGCATTATCGCAGAACATAGACATAAAAAATGCTTGGATATAGTACAAATTGCTATGAATCATCCTTATGAAGGATATATAAGAGATACTGCTATTAAACTTGCACGAGAgagattgaaatatttatatgtatttcaCGACAAAAAGTTGCGGCAAATGGATGTACCATTGAGTGAAGAAATGTCCACGGAAATACATACTTCTTGTTTTGCATGTGATCCAGATTTAATTCTAATTGGAAGTAGAAACGGTGATATATTTTTATGGAATAGCATTTACAAAAGACAAGAAGTGTTCAGTGGGCATGATAGAACATGTAGCATAAAAAAGATTGTTGTATCTACTACGGGAGACTGTTTTTTATCATTGGACGATCTTGGAATAGTAAAACTATTTAGGCTTTCTGAAGATAAAAGTAACGAACAGAATCATATTGGTCCATTGAGTCCTAGACAAAAACAAACCTTTTGGAGTGGAATTTTTTCGAGTAAAGTTCCTCACGATGATAGTTCGGTAATGTTTCATGTTGCTGGGGAAATTATATTGGATATGACATTTACGCATGATAGCAATTACATTGCAGCTTGCACAAACAAGGGTACAATTAGG gttTGGGATCATTATGGAAATATGTTATCAGATTATAATCCACACAG tagcaattattttaaaagtataGCATTTACAACTGGAAGTAACTTGCTTCATGTAATGGATGAAATACATGGTGCTCTGATATCATACGATAAATATGGTGAAGAATATAAATACTTATCACAGTATAATCTAGATTTACAAAAGAAGAAAGTCATTTTTTTCCGTAATGTACCAAAACAAAATGATTCCTTATTTATTGTTACCGAAGATAAAGCTATACATGTAAAATGGTGCAGATCAAGCAATAGTCATATGCATAGTTACAATAAACAAATACGAGCAAATGTTGAAAGTGGAAAAACTATTTACGTTTGTGCTGCAATAACCAATGATGGCCAGTATTTAGTTTTAGCCGATTCCGATGGTTTTGTAAATATATGGAATACTAATGCTGCATACCAATTAATAGCTACTTACAAAAGCCGTGTATCTTCTTTGGATACGTATTGGTTAAAAGAAGAAGGGTACCACATTATTTGTGGTAGCGAAAATCGGTTACTTCGTAAGTGGAAATTGCCAGTAGAAGGAACTTGTGAAGCGAGAAGAAAACCTCTATTTGATGCAGCATTTCAGAAGCATCATGGTAAAGCAGATACTCTTGTTATAGAAACGCCTTTAAACACTATTGCCATATTAGTTGATGATAAAATAATAGCAGAAACAAAACGAATCGACGGGAaactaaataatttatttatttcacctAATGGAGAAAAAATAGTTTGCCTTACTGACAAAGGCATTGTTAATTTATTCGATATAAAAACTGCAGAAGGCAGGcctgtattaaatttttcatcgaatatAGAATTAATCAAAGTTTTAGACCTAGAAACTGGTAGCATACTCATTTGTAGAGGAACCGATGATAATTTACGG ATATGGGAGAGCACAAAATTGTCATATTTAATTGATAATGCAGGATGTGTTATTTCAATTCATAATGTAGATGGAAAATATGTGTTAACGGTGACACGAAATGGTATAATAACACTTTGGAACGTCAATGGTACAAGTTGGTTACGAGTGGACAGAGTAACCATTGGTAATTCAGATATAGTCGCTACATTTAGTTGTTTGAGCCAACAGAAAAATTTTCTAGCAGTGTTAAATGAAAATGGAGAAGTAGTCTTATATAAACTACAAGAAGATACAATAACATTACCGACATGTATAAAAGTAACggaatattttagaaaaaattatgCTCAGAAACTAACATGTTGTGAAATATCCCAACACGAAAAGTATTTAGCTATTGGTTTCGAAAACGGAGATATTTCT GTTATTGATACAACGCTGCAAGATGAAATACGTAAATTACGTTTTCATACAAATTCTGTTTCTCAGCTATGCTGGGCCCCTTCTGAAATTGGTGTTCCAATTTTGCTATCTGTAAACTCGGATGAATTAGTTTGGTGGAATATTGCTCTGtctatgtatataaaaaaaccAAAAAGAAGACTTCGAATAAATCGTAGCATTAGTACTCCGGCTACGAATAATAATGCAACATTCAGCTTACATATGTCTGCTAGTCAAAGTGCAGATTCAAATATGTATAGTATGCAGTGCCAGCAACAGGATAAGGGTATCATGAATGGTGTACACAAGTTAAGTCAGTTTTGGAAATCCAAAGAAGGTAAAGATAATACACAACCAGCTTTATTAGCCGTTGTTGAATTACCTTCAAATTTTCTTGCAAAAGTATGCATATCTACAGATTTTACAAAGTTTGTTACAGTTGACATATATGGGTCTGTTAGTACATTTACATTATGCGGATGTGATTAA